The Stegostoma tigrinum isolate sSteTig4 chromosome 9, sSteTig4.hap1, whole genome shotgun sequence genome includes a region encoding these proteins:
- the LOC125454716 gene encoding LOW QUALITY PROTEIN: ras GTPase-activating protein-binding protein 1-like (The sequence of the model RefSeq protein was modified relative to this genomic sequence to represent the inferred CDS: deleted 1 base in 1 codon; substituted 1 base at 1 genomic stop codon): MVMEKPSPLLVGREFVRQYYILLNQAPDYLHRFYGKNSSYVHGGLISNGDPAEAVYGQAEIHKKIMCLQFRDCYTKIKHVDAHATLNDGVVVQVMGELSKNRQPMRRFMQTFVLALEGSVANKFYAHNDIFRYQDKVFGDSDTEPPEESEEEVEEPEERQPSPEAVQDDSGVYYDPAVSNGSEEPLEEHIVASEPEPEPPVEGVKPESVLEEKVAEDPVVKSPSPPPADPAPVVAEDSRTFSWASVTSKNLPPSGIVPTTGIPPHVVKAPTPQPXPETKPEIQIPPPRPRDQRIRERQGVPPRGPRQGRSENEPGDTETRRTIRYPDSHRLFVGNLPHDVDETELKEFFTGYGNVVELRINTKSSGGKLPNFGFVVFDDPEPVQKILRSKPIKFRGELRLNVEEKKTRPIHEGERQGDDRRENRPRGPGGPRGGLGGGMMRDREGWVGLSRGGLVQKPGPGAGRGGGQGEPRFTGPRH, from the exons ATGGTGATGGAAAAGCCAAGTCCCCTGCTTGTAGGGCGGGAATTTGTGAGGCAGTATTACATACTGTTGAACCAGGCCCCTGATTATTTACACAGGTTTTATGGA AAAAATTCTTCATATGTTCATGGTGGTTTGATTTCAAATGGAGATCCAGCAGAAGCAGTATATGGACAAGCGGAAATCCATAAGAAAATTATGTGTCTTCAGTTCCGTGACTGCTACACAAAAATCAAGCATGTGGATGCTCATGctacattgaatgatggagtagtaGTACAGGTCATGGGTGAGCTGTCAAAGAACAGACAGCCAATGAGACGCTTCATGCAAACGTTTGTTCTAGCTCTGGAGGGTTCTGTTGCAAACAAGTTTTATGCCCACAATGATATTTTCCGCTATCAAGATAAAGTCTTCGGGGATTCAGACACCGAGCCTCCAGAAGAGTCCGAGGAAGAAGTAGAGGAACCTGAAGAGCGTCAGCCATCACCAGAAGCTGTGCAAGATGATAGTGGAGTTTACTATGATCCAGCTGTGAGTAATGGATCGGAGGAACCTTTAGAAGAACACATTGTTGCATCAGAACCAGAACCAGAGCCACCTGTGGAGGGGGTAAAGCCCGAGTCTGTGCTGGAGGAGAAAGTTGCTGAGGATCCTGTCGTAAAATCTCCATCCCCACCACCTGCAGATCCAGCACCTGTTGTAGCTGAAGATTCCAGGACATTCTCCTGGGCTTCAGTAACCAGCAAGAACCTTCCCCCTAGTGGCATTGTCCCTACCACTGGAATTCCACCTCATGTTGTCAAAGCACCAACGCCACAGCCCTGACCTGAGACTAAACCAGAAATACAGATTCCACCGCCAAGGCCTCGTGATCAGCGCATTAGGGAACGGCAGGGTGTGCCACCTCGGGGCCCCAGACAAGGTCGGAGTGAAAATGAACCAGGGGATACGGAAACACGACGCACAATCCGATACCCAGACAGTCATCGGTTATTTGTCGGGAACCTGCCTCATGATGTTGATGAAACGGAGCTGAAAGAATTTTTCACAGGATACGGCAATGTGGTGGAACTCCGCATTAACACCAAGAGTAGTGGTGGAAAGCTGCCCAACTTTGGATTTGTGGTTTTTGATGATCCAGAGCCAGTTCAGAAGATCCTACGCAGCAAGCCCATTAAGTTCAGAGGAGAGCTCCGACTAAATGTGGAGGAGAAGAAAACACGGCCTATTCACGAAGGTGAACGTCAGGGCGATGACCGCCGAGAAAATAGACCAAGAGGACCTGGTGGACCCCGTGGTGGGCTTGGCGGTGGAATGATGCGTGATCGGGAGGGTTGGGTTGGTCTGTCCAGAGGAGGACTTGTGCAGAAGCCAGGACCAGGAGCTGGAAGAGGAGGTGGACAAGGAGAGCCTCGGTTCACAGGGCCACGCCACTGA